A genomic window from Streptomyces brevispora includes:
- a CDS encoding LLM class flavin-dependent oxidoreductase, with protein MTAVAPPETKLDHTVERDKRPILDGPNKFKVAIFGANVSTGQGGLSFADDMIKLGDWDEIKGLAQKADRYGVDAFVPIARWQGLSGPDRPWGRQFETFTWAAGLAEATENIGIFTTCHVPFFHPLMAAKMAATVDHISGGRFGLNATAGYFEPEFRMFGVDLPPHDERYEVAEEWMTVVERLWKTEGDDYEFDFQGKYYNLEGAQSYPQPVQTPGPLVMSAGASPAGQQFAFNHANILFAQIPNVGAAKPIVSKLRANADAAGREDLALWAGVHIVCKDTEKEAWDYVRYVEDKGDWESAVRYQQICMTGDARSMDWDVYKQSNDPRQDESVRIFLRAGLTPLVGTPEMIAEGLQKLYDAGITGICTGMVDYDEGLDRMDQQIFPLMQEIGLRA; from the coding sequence ATGACCGCTGTCGCACCCCCGGAGACGAAGCTCGACCACACCGTCGAGCGCGACAAGCGCCCGATCCTCGACGGCCCGAACAAGTTCAAGGTCGCGATCTTCGGCGCGAACGTCTCCACCGGTCAGGGCGGCCTGAGCTTCGCCGACGACATGATCAAGCTCGGCGACTGGGATGAGATCAAGGGCCTCGCGCAGAAGGCCGACCGCTACGGCGTCGACGCGTTCGTCCCGATCGCCCGCTGGCAGGGCCTGTCCGGCCCGGACCGCCCCTGGGGCCGCCAGTTCGAGACGTTCACCTGGGCGGCCGGCCTGGCCGAGGCCACGGAGAACATCGGCATCTTCACCACCTGTCACGTGCCGTTCTTCCACCCGCTGATGGCCGCCAAGATGGCCGCCACGGTCGACCACATCAGCGGTGGCCGCTTCGGCCTGAACGCGACCGCCGGGTACTTCGAGCCGGAGTTCCGGATGTTCGGCGTGGACCTGCCCCCGCACGACGAGCGCTACGAGGTCGCCGAGGAGTGGATGACCGTCGTCGAGCGCCTGTGGAAGACCGAGGGCGACGACTACGAGTTCGACTTCCAGGGCAAGTACTACAACCTGGAGGGCGCGCAGTCCTACCCCCAGCCGGTCCAGACCCCCGGCCCCCTGGTGATGAGCGCGGGCGCCAGCCCGGCCGGCCAGCAGTTCGCGTTCAACCACGCCAACATCCTCTTCGCGCAGATCCCGAACGTGGGCGCCGCGAAGCCGATCGTGAGCAAGCTGCGCGCCAACGCCGACGCGGCCGGCCGCGAGGACCTGGCCCTGTGGGCGGGCGTCCACATCGTGTGCAAGGACACCGAGAAGGAAGCCTGGGACTACGTCCGTTACGTCGAGGACAAGGGCGACTGGGAGAGCGCCGTGCGCTACCAGCAGATCTGCATGACGGGCGACGCCCGCAGCATGGACTGGGATGTCTACAAGCAGAGCAACGACCCCCGCCAGGACGAGTCCGTCCGCATCTTCCTGCGCGCCGGCCTGACCCCGCTGGTCGGCACCCCCGAGATGATCGCCGAGGGCCTGCAGAAGCTCTACGACGCCGGCATCACGGGCATCTGCACCGGGATGGTCGATTACGACGAGGGCCTGGACCGCATGGACCAGCAGATCTTCCCCCTGATGCAGGAGATCGGCCTGCGCGCCTGA
- a CDS encoding flavin reductase family protein: MTQSKVCAFGDDPMVVRHTFAQFPSGVAVLAVDIGGEKHALVASSFMVGVSLEPCLVAVAVQKSSETWGAIKDADSLGVSIFGKDQGDLLRKLASKDRAARFEQVVIEVRDEGAVYIDDAALWLECSIHEVSEAGDHWLALLEVKQLGVGENEPLVWHGAKFRELVDAESVGVK; encoded by the coding sequence ATGACCCAGTCCAAGGTGTGTGCATTCGGCGACGACCCGATGGTCGTGCGACACACGTTCGCGCAGTTCCCGTCCGGTGTGGCGGTGCTCGCGGTCGACATCGGCGGCGAGAAGCACGCGCTCGTCGCGTCGTCTTTCATGGTGGGCGTTTCACTCGAACCGTGTCTCGTCGCGGTCGCGGTGCAGAAGTCGTCCGAGACCTGGGGGGCGATCAAGGACGCCGACTCACTCGGCGTATCGATATTCGGTAAGGACCAGGGCGATCTGCTCCGTAAACTCGCAAGCAAGGACCGCGCCGCTCGTTTTGAGCAGGTTGTGATCGAGGTCCGCGACGAGGGCGCCGTCTACATCGACGACGCAGCGCTGTGGCTCGAGTGCTCGATCCACGAGGTTTCCGAGGCGGGCGACCACTGGTTGGCTCTGCTCGAGGTGAAACAGCTCGGCGTCGGCGAGAACGAGCCACTCGTTTGGCACGGCGCGAAGTTCCGGGAGCTCGTCGACGCGGAGTCGGTCGGCGTCAAGTAG
- a CDS encoding riboflavin kinase, translated as MRQITRQSSTRRLTASRPFAIESVQSQDQVVTGVVQHGDARGRLLGFPTANLTMAMSARLDGVWSAVVVTEDDGRHWPAAVSIGRRTTFYGRHGQRLLEAHLLDVEIELYDREISVHLVNRLRSQRRFRDVEDLVGQLARDVEDVRNWATSISLEAGTR; from the coding sequence TTGCGGCAGATAACGCGGCAGAGCTCGACCAGGCGCCTGACAGCGAGCCGGCCGTTCGCGATCGAAAGCGTTCAGTCACAGGACCAGGTTGTCACCGGCGTCGTCCAACATGGCGATGCCCGCGGACGACTGCTGGGTTTTCCCACCGCCAACCTCACCATGGCGATGAGCGCTCGCCTCGACGGTGTCTGGTCCGCCGTAGTTGTCACGGAGGATGACGGCCGGCACTGGCCTGCTGCGGTCTCCATCGGACGGAGAACCACCTTTTACGGCCGCCACGGCCAGCGACTCCTCGAAGCCCATCTTCTCGACGTGGAGATCGAGCTGTACGACCGGGAAATATCGGTCCATCTCGTGAACCGGCTCCGCTCGCAACGCCGGTTTCGTGACGTCGAGGACCTTGTGGGGCAGTTGGCGAGAGACGTTGAGGATGTCCGCAACTGGGCGACGTCAATCTCGCTCGAAGCGGGCACGCGATGA
- a CDS encoding isocitrate lyase/PEP mutase family protein, with translation MPFGSLPIHSAMAQHAGFGAFQLSGGMSAWWQGISDVGWLTLTEVVDHAKRTARAADIPIYCDADTGFGAPINVQRTVAEFINAGVGGIHIEDQREPKKSGGVAGIELVSDAEAIGRLNAAGDARDKLDEDFVIVARTDGYGAAGGGVDEAIRRAQLYKAETGADVIFFEGMHTWEQAELALKETPGPAYAVSVGMIGRRTVAEMTALGQAIQPVPFVLPGIHEVWRLLADVKESGEATPFAAYLDRMGADAGTHYDVGWGAMFGRPSTDYVRETEEKYLPQSAQRDYDNHAHVEEHY, from the coding sequence GTGCCGTTCGGTTCGCTGCCGATCCACTCGGCGATGGCGCAGCACGCGGGCTTCGGGGCCTTCCAGCTCTCGGGCGGGATGTCGGCATGGTGGCAGGGCATCTCGGATGTGGGGTGGCTCACCCTGACCGAGGTGGTCGATCACGCGAAGCGCACGGCGCGCGCTGCAGACATCCCGATCTACTGCGATGCCGACACCGGTTTCGGCGCGCCGATCAATGTGCAGCGCACGGTGGCCGAGTTCATCAACGCCGGTGTCGGCGGCATCCACATCGAGGACCAGCGCGAACCGAAGAAGTCGGGTGGTGTCGCCGGCATCGAACTCGTGTCCGACGCCGAGGCGATCGGGCGGCTGAACGCCGCGGGCGACGCGCGTGACAAGCTCGACGAGGATTTCGTGATCGTCGCCCGCACCGACGGCTACGGTGCCGCCGGCGGCGGCGTCGACGAGGCGATCCGCCGCGCGCAGCTCTACAAGGCCGAGACCGGCGCCGACGTCATCTTCTTCGAAGGCATGCACACGTGGGAACAGGCCGAGCTCGCGCTGAAGGAGACGCCCGGACCGGCATACGCCGTCAGCGTGGGGATGATCGGCCGTAGGACCGTCGCCGAGATGACCGCGCTGGGGCAGGCGATCCAGCCTGTTCCGTTCGTTCTGCCGGGCATCCACGAGGTGTGGCGACTGCTGGCCGACGTCAAGGAGTCGGGCGAGGCCACGCCTTTCGCCGCGTACCTCGACCGCATGGGTGCCGATGCCGGCACGCATTACGACGTCGGCTGGGGCGCCATGTTCGGGCGCCCGTCGACCGACTACGTGCGCGAGACGGAGGAGAAGTACCTCCCGCAGAGCGCCCAGCGCGACTACGACAACCACGCCCACGTCGAAGAGCACTACTGA
- a CDS encoding cupin domain-containing protein — MTFPDPKQFRLVVAGPTESGGADFLDAGPAAEFDFPGVSAGAFYWAVEGGHSKESFGAPPTRVALAGPNGSTFGVSSFPAHSSGEVGANDLGDSMTVTDDDGDAGMHASDTIDYEVVISGKVDLVLPGGKKRTLVPGDLLVMAGVPHAWKNPYDEDCVYIVVTVGFNSPAVAS; from the coding sequence ATGACATTCCCTGACCCCAAGCAGTTTCGGCTCGTCGTCGCGGGCCCGACCGAGTCCGGCGGCGCCGACTTCCTCGACGCGGGCCCTGCCGCCGAGTTCGACTTCCCCGGCGTGTCCGCAGGTGCGTTCTACTGGGCCGTCGAAGGCGGCCACAGCAAGGAGAGCTTCGGTGCCCCGCCGACCAGGGTCGCTCTGGCAGGACCCAATGGATCCACCTTCGGCGTGAGCAGCTTCCCGGCGCACTCGTCGGGTGAGGTGGGGGCCAACGATCTCGGCGACAGCATGACCGTCACCGATGACGACGGCGACGCCGGAATGCATGCGAGCGACACCATCGACTACGAGGTCGTGATCTCGGGCAAGGTCGACCTCGTGCTCCCCGGCGGCAAGAAGCGCACGCTCGTTCCGGGTGACCTGCTCGTGATGGCGGGCGTTCCCCACGCCTGGAAGAACCCTTACGACGAGGACTGCGTGTACATCGTCGTGACCGTCGGCTTCAACTCCCCGGCGGTGGCATCGTGA
- a CDS encoding LLM class flavin-dependent oxidoreductase, protein MTQNVAPRDFVADHTVERSQRPMIGGPNKFKVAIFGANVTTGQGGLNLAENTIKLGNWGEIQGLAQKADRYGVDGFIPIARWQGLSGPDRPWGRQFETFTWAAGLAAATQNIQIFATCLVPFIHPVMAAKMMATVDHISGGRMGLNATAGYFKPEYRMFGVEVPEHDTRYELADEWMTIVERLWAVEDDYQFDFDGDFFHLQGAQSWPKPVQTPGPMVMSAGSSPAGQQFAFKHANILFAAIGSVEHSQSVTPKLRENADAAGREDLGLWAGVHIICKDTEKEAREYLEYVEEKGDYESALRYKHIIQNGDSRGWSWDHYKKSEDPKQDETIKTFFRAGLVPLVGTPEMIVDGLQKLQDSGITGICTGLVDYDEGLDRMNEQIFPLMRDAGLRA, encoded by the coding sequence ATGACGCAGAATGTCGCACCGCGTGATTTCGTCGCTGATCACACAGTCGAACGTTCTCAGCGGCCCATGATAGGTGGCCCGAACAAGTTCAAAGTCGCGATTTTCGGCGCGAATGTGACGACCGGCCAGGGCGGTCTCAACCTCGCCGAGAACACGATCAAGCTCGGCAACTGGGGCGAGATCCAAGGTCTCGCGCAGAAGGCCGACCGCTACGGTGTCGACGGGTTCATCCCCATCGCCCGCTGGCAGGGTCTCTCGGGCCCCGACCGCCCGTGGGGCCGGCAGTTCGAGACGTTCACGTGGGCCGCAGGTCTGGCAGCAGCGACGCAGAACATACAGATCTTCGCCACCTGCCTCGTCCCTTTCATCCACCCAGTGATGGCGGCGAAGATGATGGCCACCGTCGACCACATCAGCGGCGGCCGCATGGGCCTGAACGCCACAGCCGGCTACTTCAAGCCCGAATACCGCATGTTCGGCGTCGAGGTGCCCGAGCACGACACGCGCTATGAGCTCGCCGACGAGTGGATGACCATCGTCGAGCGGCTCTGGGCAGTCGAAGACGACTACCAGTTCGACTTCGACGGGGACTTCTTCCACCTCCAGGGTGCGCAGTCGTGGCCCAAGCCCGTTCAGACGCCCGGGCCGATGGTGATGAGCGCGGGCTCCAGCCCCGCCGGTCAGCAGTTCGCGTTCAAGCACGCAAACATCTTGTTCGCGGCGATCGGCAGCGTCGAGCACAGTCAGTCGGTGACGCCGAAGCTGCGCGAGAACGCCGACGCGGCCGGGCGTGAGGACCTCGGCCTGTGGGCCGGTGTGCACATCATCTGCAAGGACACGGAGAAGGAAGCGCGGGAGTACCTCGAGTACGTCGAGGAGAAGGGCGACTACGAGAGCGCCCTCCGCTACAAGCACATCATCCAGAACGGCGACTCCCGCGGGTGGAGCTGGGATCACTACAAGAAGTCCGAGGACCCGAAGCAGGACGAGACCATCAAGACGTTCTTCCGGGCTGGTCTCGTTCCGCTCGTGGGCACGCCCGAGATGATCGTCGACGGGCTCCAGAAGCTGCAGGACTCGGGCATCACGGGCATCTGCACCGGACTCGTCGACTACGACGAGGGCCTCGACCGGATGAACGAGCAGATCTTCCCGCTCATGCGCGACGCGGGCCTGCGCGCCTGA
- a CDS encoding AraC family transcriptional regulator, with protein MNLSSYQNLRVPNFSVHNLRQILEEADLDWRTALANAEIDPNALNRPGSTIPARKELAFQLQFVALTRDRVDLWVRAARAYTTSTYGARGMALATAPTVAAWAEVTSATDNAPGLLEITPLRAPDGRVAGIEFTYPDAPEELIPFSVYRDLCVTTPSLAWLYGGTFPFTRVEVPLAEVSPEALTYVSCNIDCCAEALRLWWDPAISTDELPFGNAFQHEAWVKADAQIIDSFRATGDWPHTVAKAIRAAPNLNRTLANVAATLRVSPRTLQRKLELTGNDFARVRDETLSDLACDLLSHTDHSVSEISRKLGYADPASFTMAFKRWRGMPPTAFREASRYGDKNPGHQH; from the coding sequence ATGAATCTAAGCTCGTATCAGAACTTGCGCGTGCCGAACTTCAGTGTTCACAATCTGCGCCAGATACTCGAGGAAGCGGATCTCGACTGGCGAACTGCGCTCGCGAATGCGGAGATCGACCCCAACGCGCTGAACCGACCGGGAAGCACTATTCCTGCAAGGAAGGAGCTGGCCTTCCAGCTTCAGTTCGTCGCTCTCACCAGAGATCGCGTCGATCTTTGGGTGCGAGCCGCGCGCGCCTACACGACGAGCACCTACGGTGCTCGCGGAATGGCCCTCGCAACCGCGCCGACCGTTGCGGCATGGGCAGAAGTTACCAGCGCAACTGATAACGCCCCTGGGCTCCTCGAGATCACGCCTCTCCGGGCACCAGATGGGAGGGTGGCGGGAATCGAATTCACCTACCCAGACGCCCCGGAAGAGTTGATCCCGTTCAGCGTCTACCGCGATCTCTGTGTCACCACCCCATCTCTCGCGTGGCTGTACGGCGGCACTTTCCCCTTCACCCGCGTCGAAGTCCCTCTCGCGGAAGTCTCGCCCGAGGCCTTGACGTACGTCTCCTGCAACATCGACTGCTGTGCCGAGGCGTTGCGGCTGTGGTGGGACCCTGCGATATCAACAGACGAGCTCCCCTTCGGTAACGCCTTCCAGCACGAGGCATGGGTTAAAGCGGATGCCCAGATTATCGACTCATTCAGGGCGACTGGCGACTGGCCCCACACTGTCGCGAAAGCCATAAGGGCCGCACCCAATCTCAATCGCACATTGGCAAATGTGGCCGCGACGCTGCGAGTCTCCCCACGCACCCTGCAACGCAAGCTTGAACTCACGGGCAACGACTTCGCCCGGGTGCGAGACGAGACTTTGAGTGACCTGGCCTGCGATCTGCTCTCGCATACAGATCACTCTGTATCGGAAATATCCCGCAAGCTGGGCTACGCAGATCCGGCCAGCTTCACGATGGCCTTCAAGCGGTGGAGGGGGATGCCTCCGACGGCGTTCAGGGAGGCTTCTCGCTACGGAGACAAGAACCCTGGACATCAGCACTGA
- a CDS encoding LacI family DNA-binding transcriptional regulator, producing MTAARVRSGGRPTLEEVAARAGVGRGTASRVINGSPRVSAHTREAVEAAVAELGYVPNRAARALAGNRTDAIALVVPEPESRFFAEPYFSDIVRGVGAALADTEMQLLLTLVGSDRERRRLAQYLTAHRVDGVLLVSVHADDPLPDLLEQLGMPAVMNGRRSATEPLPSVDSDNFEGARGAVEHLVSRGRRSIATITGRLDVYASQRRLDGYRKAVSEAGLEPDERLIAPADFSEEGGVRAMRELLARRPDVDAVFAASDLMAAGARQVLREAGRRIPDDVALIGFDDSAVARHMDPALTSVRQPIEEMGRAMTRVLLDLIAGENAERSQIVLPTELIVRDSS from the coding sequence ATGACGGCAGCGCGAGTACGGAGCGGGGGCCGGCCCACGCTGGAGGAGGTCGCGGCGCGGGCGGGGGTGGGTCGCGGCACGGCCTCACGGGTCATCAACGGATCGCCGCGGGTCAGCGCGCACACCCGGGAGGCGGTGGAGGCGGCCGTCGCCGAACTCGGCTACGTACCCAACCGCGCGGCCCGCGCCCTGGCCGGGAACCGTACGGACGCCATCGCGCTCGTGGTGCCGGAGCCGGAGAGCCGCTTCTTCGCGGAGCCGTACTTCTCCGACATCGTCCGCGGGGTCGGCGCGGCCCTGGCCGACACCGAGATGCAGCTGCTGCTCACCCTCGTCGGCAGCGACCGCGAACGGCGCAGGCTGGCCCAGTACCTGACCGCGCACCGCGTGGACGGCGTCCTGCTGGTCTCGGTGCACGCGGACGACCCGCTGCCGGACCTGCTGGAGCAGCTGGGCATGCCCGCCGTCATGAACGGCCGCAGGTCCGCCACCGAGCCGCTGCCCTCGGTCGACTCCGACAACTTCGAGGGCGCCCGCGGCGCCGTGGAGCACCTGGTCTCCCGGGGCCGCCGCTCCATCGCCACCATTACCGGCCGGCTGGACGTCTACGCCTCCCAGCGGCGCCTGGACGGGTATCGCAAGGCGGTCTCCGAGGCCGGACTCGAACCGGACGAGCGGCTGATCGCCCCCGCCGACTTCTCCGAGGAGGGCGGCGTACGGGCCATGCGCGAGCTGCTCGCCCGCCGCCCGGACGTGGACGCGGTCTTCGCCGCGTCCGACCTGATGGCCGCAGGCGCCCGCCAGGTGCTGCGCGAGGCCGGCCGGCGCATCCCGGACGACGTGGCCCTCATCGGCTTCGACGACTCGGCCGTGGCCCGCCACATGGACCCCGCGCTGACGAGTGTGCGGCAGCCGATCGAGGAGATGGGGCGCGCGATGACCCGGGTGCTCCTCGACCTGATCGCGGGCGAGAACGCCGAGCGGTCGCAGATCGTGCTCCCGACGGAACTGATCGTCCGCGACTCGTCGTGA
- a CDS encoding GH1 family beta-glucosidase, with the protein MTAVRPDIAPKQAPEATRFPTGFVWGAATAAYQVEGAAAEDGRTPSIWDTFSRTPGKVRNGDTGDVAADHYHLYRDDVALMKRLGLKAYRFSISWSRVQPTGRGPAVERGLDFYRKLVDELLEAGITPVATLYHWDLPQELEDAGGWPQRVTADRFADYAAIMAGALGDRVGTWTTLNEPWCSAFLGYGSGVHAPGRTEPGSALRAAHHLNLAHGRAIEVLRGQLPATAQTSVTLNLHQVRPLTTSAADADAARRIDGVGNRIFTGPMLRGEYPEDLIADTGHLVDWSKLVQDGDLAAISRPIDVLGVNYYTPTLVSTPEKGAGSSRDDGHGASDYSPWPGSEHVAFHLAEGKQRTAMNWSIDPDGLYNLLMDTSRDHPQVPLMVTENGAAFDDYVSPEGRVEDPERIAYLHGHLDAVQRAMADGADVRGYFLWSLMDNFEWGYGYSKRFGAVYVDYASQRRIPKASAHWYADVIRRHGLPETGPS; encoded by the coding sequence ATGACTGCTGTACGACCCGACATCGCCCCGAAGCAGGCGCCCGAGGCAACGAGATTTCCGACAGGCTTCGTCTGGGGGGCGGCGACCGCCGCCTACCAGGTCGAGGGTGCCGCAGCCGAGGACGGCCGCACACCCTCCATCTGGGACACCTTCAGCCGCACGCCGGGCAAGGTCCGCAACGGTGACACCGGAGACGTCGCCGCCGATCACTACCACCTGTACCGCGACGACGTAGCGCTGATGAAGCGGCTGGGGCTGAAGGCGTACCGTTTCTCCATCTCCTGGTCCCGGGTGCAGCCCACCGGGCGCGGCCCCGCGGTCGAACGCGGTCTGGACTTCTACCGCAAGCTCGTCGACGAGCTGCTCGAAGCCGGCATCACCCCGGTCGCCACCCTCTACCACTGGGACCTGCCCCAGGAACTGGAGGACGCCGGCGGCTGGCCGCAGCGGGTGACCGCGGACCGGTTCGCCGACTACGCCGCGATCATGGCAGGCGCCCTCGGCGACCGCGTCGGGACGTGGACCACCCTCAACGAGCCGTGGTGCTCGGCCTTCCTCGGATACGGCTCCGGAGTGCACGCCCCCGGCCGTACCGAGCCCGGCTCCGCCCTTCGGGCGGCCCATCACCTCAACCTCGCCCATGGCCGGGCGATCGAGGTCCTGCGCGGTCAACTCCCCGCTACCGCGCAGACCTCGGTCACCCTCAACCTCCACCAGGTCCGCCCGCTCACCACGAGCGCGGCCGACGCCGACGCCGCCCGCCGGATCGACGGGGTGGGCAACCGGATCTTCACCGGCCCGATGCTGCGCGGCGAGTACCCGGAGGACCTGATCGCCGACACCGGGCACCTGGTGGACTGGTCGAAGCTGGTACAGGACGGCGACCTGGCCGCCATCTCCCGCCCGATCGACGTCCTCGGGGTCAACTACTACACGCCGACGCTGGTCTCCACCCCGGAGAAGGGCGCGGGCAGCAGCCGCGACGACGGTCACGGCGCCAGCGACTACTCCCCGTGGCCCGGCTCCGAGCATGTCGCCTTCCACCTCGCGGAGGGCAAGCAGCGCACCGCGATGAACTGGTCGATCGACCCGGACGGGCTGTACAACCTGCTCATGGACACCAGTCGGGACCACCCGCAGGTGCCGCTGATGGTCACCGAGAACGGTGCGGCCTTCGACGACTACGTCTCGCCCGAGGGCCGGGTGGAGGACCCCGAGCGGATCGCCTACCTGCACGGGCACCTCGACGCCGTACAGCGAGCGATGGCCGACGGCGCCGACGTCCGGGGCTACTTCCTGTGGTCGCTGATGGACAACTTCGAGTGGGGGTACGGCTATTCGAAGCGCTTCGGTGCCGTGTACGTCGACTACGCCTCCCAGCGCCGCATTCCCAAGGCGAGCGCCCACTGGTACGCGGACGTGATCCGCCGGCACGGCCTGCCGGAGACCGGCCCGTCCTGA
- a CDS encoding carbohydrate ABC transporter permease yields the protein MTMTSPAKVPELALPARTPHRAPKRASRFKPGAGKQLQGGPFAYIALAVVGIGSLLPLYWTLVAASHTQDEVLASTPPFLPGGRLMHNLDAAWTQAHLGKAIVNSFIVSSCITVATLFFCTLAGYAFAKMRFRGRGALMTGVIATLTIPPQLSVVPLFMLMSDLGWSGSLESVIFPTLVSAFGVFFMRQYLSEALPYELIEAAKIDGANNFRVVLSIVLPVARPAMMVLGMLTFVQAWNDFFWPYLALNQQNPTLQVALGQLSASYTPDQSIVMAGALISTLPLLVVFVIFGKRIVGGIMSGAVKG from the coding sequence ATGACCATGACCAGTCCCGCCAAAGTTCCGGAGCTCGCCCTCCCGGCACGTACCCCACACCGCGCGCCGAAGCGCGCGAGCCGCTTCAAGCCCGGTGCGGGCAAGCAGCTGCAGGGCGGTCCGTTCGCCTACATCGCGCTGGCCGTCGTAGGCATCGGCTCACTGTTGCCGCTGTACTGGACCCTGGTGGCCGCGTCCCACACCCAGGACGAAGTGCTGGCCAGCACCCCGCCGTTCCTGCCCGGCGGACGGCTGATGCACAACCTCGACGCCGCCTGGACCCAGGCCCATCTGGGCAAGGCGATCGTCAACAGCTTCATCGTGTCCTCCTGCATCACGGTGGCGACGCTCTTCTTCTGCACCCTGGCCGGCTACGCCTTCGCCAAGATGCGGTTCCGCGGCCGCGGTGCGCTGATGACCGGAGTCATCGCGACCCTGACCATTCCGCCGCAGCTCAGCGTGGTCCCGCTGTTCATGCTGATGTCCGACCTCGGCTGGAGCGGAAGCCTGGAGTCGGTGATCTTCCCGACCCTGGTGAGCGCGTTCGGCGTGTTCTTCATGCGGCAGTACCTGAGCGAGGCGCTCCCGTACGAGCTGATCGAGGCCGCCAAGATCGACGGCGCGAACAACTTCCGCGTCGTGCTGAGCATCGTGCTCCCGGTGGCCCGCCCCGCGATGATGGTGCTCGGCATGCTGACCTTCGTCCAGGCGTGGAACGACTTCTTCTGGCCCTACCTCGCACTGAACCAGCAGAACCCCACGCTCCAGGTGGCCCTCGGCCAGTTGAGCGCCTCCTACACCCCCGACCAGAGCATCGTGATGGCCGGCGCGCTGATCAGCACGCTGCCGCTGCTCGTGGTGTTCGTGATCTTCGGTAAGCGGATCGTCGGCGGGATCATGTCCGGCGCCGTCAAGGGCTGA
- a CDS encoding carbohydrate ABC transporter permease, with the protein MATSTPTRDAHTPPPRGSQRKPVNAHRQMWRSRIWRFDDKASPYAYIAPFFLVFGAFGLYPLIYTGWIALHRVEMTGLDRMEWVGWANFDRILHDAEFWTAVSNTFLIGVMSTVPQLLVALGLAHLLNYKLRASTFWRTIILTPYATSVASAALVFALVFRADGGLLNWVLHFVGLGDTNWANGHWTSKIAISVIVIWRWTGYNTLIYLAAMQAVPTDLYEAASLDGASRWQQFRKVTIPSLRPTILFTIVISTIGSMQLFGEPLLLEGGTLGAIGGNEHQYETLSVYLYNYGWNLGHLGPAAAVAWAMLALLLIIAAVNWLFGRFVRKSAV; encoded by the coding sequence GTGGCCACCTCGACTCCCACCCGGGATGCACACACCCCGCCGCCCCGCGGCTCCCAGCGGAAACCGGTGAACGCCCATCGGCAGATGTGGCGGAGCCGTATCTGGCGCTTCGACGACAAGGCGTCGCCGTACGCCTACATAGCCCCGTTCTTCCTCGTCTTCGGCGCCTTCGGGCTCTATCCGCTGATCTACACCGGCTGGATCGCCCTGCACCGGGTGGAGATGACCGGCCTGGACCGGATGGAGTGGGTCGGCTGGGCCAACTTCGACAGGATCCTGCACGACGCGGAGTTCTGGACCGCCGTCAGCAACACCTTCCTGATCGGTGTCATGTCGACGGTCCCGCAGCTGCTGGTCGCGCTCGGCCTGGCCCATCTGCTGAACTACAAGCTGCGTGCCAGCACCTTCTGGCGGACGATCATCCTCACGCCGTACGCCACCTCGGTGGCCTCCGCGGCCCTCGTCTTCGCCCTGGTCTTCCGGGCCGACGGCGGTCTGCTGAACTGGGTGCTGCACTTCGTCGGCCTCGGTGACACCAACTGGGCCAACGGGCACTGGACGTCCAAGATCGCCATCTCGGTCATCGTGATCTGGCGCTGGACCGGCTACAACACCCTGATCTACCTGGCGGCCATGCAGGCCGTGCCGACCGATCTGTACGAGGCCGCCTCGCTCGACGGAGCCTCGCGCTGGCAGCAGTTCCGCAAGGTGACCATCCCCTCGCTGCGGCCCACGATCCTCTTCACGATCGTCATCTCGACCATCGGCTCCATGCAGCTGTTCGGTGAACCCCTGCTCCTGGAGGGCGGCACCCTCGGAGCGATCGGCGGAAACGAGCATCAGTACGAGACCCTCAGCGTCTACCTCTACAACTACGGCTGGAACCTGGGGCATCTCGGTCCGGCCGCCGCAGTGGCCTGGGCGATGCTCGCCCTCCTGCTGATCATCGCCGCGGTCAACTGGCTCTTCGGCCGCTTCGTACGCAAATCCGCGGTCTGA